The genomic segment GGCGCATCGGCACCGCGGCGGGGGACTTCTTCAAGGACCCGCTCCCGAAGGCCGACGTAATCACGATGGGGATGATCCTCCACGACTGGAACCTCGAGCGGAAGATGCACCTGATCCGGTCGGCGTACGACGCGCTCCCGAAGGGGGGCGCGCTCATCGCGGTCGAGGCGCTCATCGACGACGAGCGTCGGACAAACCTCTTCGGCCTCCTGATGTCCCTCAACATGCTGATCGAGTTCGGCGACGCCTTCGACTTCAGCGGCGCGGACTTTCGCAAGTGGTGCGGCGAGGTCGGCTTCAAGCGCTTCGACGTGGTGCACCTCGCCGGCCCCTCGAGCGCGGCGGTGGCTTACAAGGAGAGCTGAGACCGCCCCCGGGAGACCCCCCATGTCGCTCGAACAACTCGCCCGACTCGCGCAGCTCGTCAGCTCGGTCGCGGTCGTCGTCTCGCTGATCTTCGTCGGACGACAGATCCGGCACAACACGCAGGCGCTCCAGCGCACCGAGCACAACTCCACCATGGCGCAGTGGACGGTGATCCGCATGGCCATCGCCCACGACCGCCACCTCGCCGAGCTGATGACCGCCGGCCTCCACGGAGAGCGCGCCATCGACGCCGCCGATCAGCTCAGGCTCGAGCAGATGCTGTCCGAGTGCGCCTGGGCCGCGTTCCACATCTGGGACAGGACGCAACGAGGGGTCTTCCCAAAGGGGACGTTCGAGCTGACGGGCGGAGTCTTCCTCTCCCGCGCGCTCAGGACGAAGCGCGGCGCAGCCTGGTGGAAGGCCGCCAGGAGCTCTGGCTTCATCCCCGGGTTCGTCCGGGACGTGGACGCCATGCTCGCCAAAGACATCGACGGCCCGGTCGGCGTGAGCCTGGCATGATGCACCCCATCCCTCGGAACGCAGTCAGGATCGCCATTCCCGACGTCACTCAGCAGACGGGTTACTCCTGCGGCCCGTCCTGCCTGGAGTCAATTGCCAGGTTCTACGGCGTCGGCAAGGAGGACGAATGGGAGTTCGTCCGCGGGCTGCGGATGGACCACCGGGCGGGCTCGCACCCGTATCAGATCCGGCGACTCGCCAGGTCCTACCGGCTTCACGTCCGCGAGTACAACCCGATGAGCTTTGCCCAGCTTCATCAGGAGCTCCGCTGGCGGCACCCGGTGATGCTCATGATTCAGGCGTACGGTCGGGCCCGCCTCGGTAAACGCCGTCTGACCCGATGGCGCCGGAACTACATCCCCGACTGGGATGACGGGCACTGGGTGGTTGCCATCGGCTACGACCGCGAGGGCGTCTTCTTCGAGGACCCGTCGATCCAGGCACGCCGTGGCTGGCTCTCTCGTGACGAGCTCATGTGCCGTTGGCACGATACGGGGCCGCATGGCCGGCATCTGCCATTCTATGGCGTCGCGATCTGGCGGCCCGGCCATCGCCAGTCTTCGTACGCGGGCACCGCAGAGCGCATCCTGTAGGCATGGTCCGGAGGCACTGAAATGTCCCCCATCCCCACTGGCACCGAGTCCCCCCGCCCCTTCCTCCCCGCGAGAGACTTCGATCTCTCCAGGCGCTTCTACCAGGCCCTCGGCTTCGAGCTCCTCCTCGACGGCGAGGTCGCCATATACGAGGTGGGGACGGGCGGCTTCATCCTCCAGAACGACTACCAGAAGCCGTGGGCCGAGAACACCATGATGCAGCTCATGGTCGACGACCTCGACGCGTGGTGGACCCACATCACGGCGCTGGACCTCCCGAAGAACTTCAAAGTCCAGCCCCCGAGACCCCCGACGATGCAGCCCTGGGGCCTCCGCGTCGCCTACCTCTTCGATCCCAGCGGAGTCCTCTGGCACATCTCGGAGCGCCGCGAAGGGGCGCAGCAGGACTGAGAGGCCGACGCGACACCCGTCGCGCAGGAGATGAGCGACGAACCCGCCTCCTGGCTTCCCGCGAAACGCGACGCGTGGGGGTGGCGACTCCCCCCGTGTGGCAGAGCTTCATCGTGGACGACGACGGCGCGTCGAGCGCGAGGTCCAGGTCGAAGGTCATGAAGATCAGGTGTTAGAATCCGGTCGTGCCGGAGCTCAGTCGTTTCCTCGGTATCGTCATCGCCATGTTCTACCGGGACGATGCCCCACCGCACTTTCACGCCAGCTACGGTGAGTTCGAGATCACCGCCGGAATCGAGGACGGTGTGGTGAGCGGCAAGTTCCCTCGCCGCGCCCTGACGCACGTTCTCGAATGGCACCAGCTCCACAAGGACGAGCTCCTCGCGGACTGGCAGCTGGCCCTGGAGCGCAAGTCCCTGCGACCCATACCGCCATTGGAGTAGTCGAATGATCCACGTGACCGACGCTCGACATGTCTCCGGACATACAGTGTGGCTTCGCTTCAGCGATGGCCGTGAAGGGGAAGTCGATCTCGGACCCGAGCTTCAGGGAGAGATCTTCGAGCCCCTCCGGGAGCCCGCCGTGTTCCGGACCTTCACGCTGCACCCTGAGCTGCGAACGATCGTCTGGCCCAACGGCGCCGACTTCGCACCGGAATTCCTCCATGAGCGCGTCCGAGTGCACGCGTGACGCAACGCCAGCGGATCTCGCAGCTCATCACCGCATGCGCGCTCCTGGCGGCGTCTGCGTCCATCTCACCGAGCGGGGCTCAGCCGACCGAAGGCCCCGTGACGACTCCCCTGCCGAGCGTGTCGGCCGCGGAGCCGCCGCCCGGCAC from the Acidobacteriota bacterium genome contains:
- a CDS encoding DUF2442 domain-containing protein, which encodes MIHVTDARHVSGHTVWLRFSDGREGEVDLGPELQGEIFEPLREPAVFRTFTLHPELRTIVWPNGADFAPEFLHERVRVHA
- a CDS encoding glyoxalase, with the protein product MSPIPTGTESPRPFLPARDFDLSRRFYQALGFELLLDGEVAIYEVGTGGFILQNDYQKPWAENTMMQLMVDDLDAWWTHITALDLPKNFKVQPPRPPTMQPWGLRVAYLFDPSGVLWHISERREGAQQD
- a CDS encoding C39 family peptidase, producing the protein MMHPIPRNAVRIAIPDVTQQTGYSCGPSCLESIARFYGVGKEDEWEFVRGLRMDHRAGSHPYQIRRLARSYRLHVREYNPMSFAQLHQELRWRHPVMLMIQAYGRARLGKRRLTRWRRNYIPDWDDGHWVVAIGYDREGVFFEDPSIQARRGWLSRDELMCRWHDTGPHGRHLPFYGVAIWRPGHRQSSYAGTAERIL
- a CDS encoding DUF4160 domain-containing protein encodes the protein MPELSRFLGIVIAMFYRDDAPPHFHASYGEFEITAGIEDGVVSGKFPRRALTHVLEWHQLHKDELLADWQLALERKSLRPIPPLE